A window of Hordeum vulgare subsp. vulgare chromosome 5H, MorexV3_pseudomolecules_assembly, whole genome shotgun sequence genomic DNA:
aggagaaaaaagaattaaattaaaaactatttgtaaactcaagttattcacaatttgggtttgaagcaaatttgaacaaattcaaatttaaaccattcaaatttaaaaactaattgcacaaacagaaactagacaaaaatttgaatctaatgcaaaaaagaatcactcaaaaaaaatcctaaaagatataagcaatttaaaacagaaactacaaacagaaataaaatttaaaaacaggaaaaaataaaaatacaaaaggtctaccctttagtcccggttcaagacacgaaccaggactaaagcctccaaaccctttagtcccggttcgagacacgaaccgggactaaaggtcccttttgaaccgggactaatgaccgaccggcgcccttgccgttcgaaccgggactaatgctaacattagtcccggttcgtaatggaactgggactaatgtgtaaattgagctgggacggaagcccctttttctactagtggaatgAGCATAATCCTAAATATATGATAGCTAGGGTCACAGGTACTGAGAAACTTTATTTGTAGAGTATGTTTGATGATTCCTAGTGGACGATATCTTTAGCCAGATGGTGGATTCGAAAATCCTAGTGCACATGCATTATGAGCTCATGAGCTCTAGTGGTTGTGTGGTCATTGTAGAGGCAGCTCAAGgaggaaaaccaacttgatccacAATGGGACAAAGGGGCACTACACACATTCATCTCAGAAAGAGTGTCTTGTAGCCACACCTTTATATTTCTAGTTTTGCTAGTCCTCAGGTGACTAATGTTTTAATTTGCGTCAGTCAATTTCTTGCAAATCCTCGAGGCCGAGTGACATGGATCCAGGATCGACAAAGCGGATGTGCCGAATGAGGGGGACCGAATGTTGTTAAGGCTTGTTCGGGAGGGCTGGTGCATGGCAATACACCATTTTAGAGCACCTCCAATAGACAATGCAAATTTGGGCATGCTACTAGAGGAGCGGGAGGGCGTGTTCCCACAGGCGCTACACAACCATCGCCTCCTTGAAGAGAACCACCTAGCGCACGGAGGAGCTACTCACCGTCAGGACCGTCATCGCGTCAGACGTTGGCGTGCCCGAGCTGGAGGTGCTGCTTGAGTCCTATCGCTCTGCCCGCAACCCCTGCCGGAGATACAAGCCACCTAAAGGGGAGTTCGGTGAGGCGGCATATGAGGTGTTCGGAAAGAGTGATGATTAAATCTTGGTGGGCTCAACATCGTGGGCGATTGGCCGCTTGCCGGCAACATGGAGGCGGATAGCTTCACTTCCTTGCGCTCATGGTGGCGGAGGAGGCGGGACATACGCGGACAACATTGGATGGCTGGCTACAGTATCCGTGTTCACAAACTTGTCCCCCCTTTTCGTGGATGCCTAGTCCGGTTTGGGGATCggcgttggagatgcccttattcCCTTTTCAAAAGGAACAAAACTATTTGTCCATGCATTAACACTACATGACTAGTTAGAACAACAAGTGGATGTTTCATCATCTAACCAACAAATGTCggatgagaacgcatatgacgacCCTAGCGATATTGCAAACATATACATATATTGACTAGATGATGAATATATTGACTATATGTTGATGGTGTGAGAGTTTTATGGGTTATTTGCATTGCGCTAAGAATTATGCATTGGTTCTAAAGTACTTGAGTGAAACAATGCGACAACATTTCCAAagcacacgcacacgcacacgcacatGCACGTGCGCACGCACACACAgacacaaacacaaacaaacatacatacatatatatacatacatacatgcatacatatacatacatacatacatacatatttttcctatatatatatatatatatatatatatatatatatagaaactctattcatcacccagggtgcagaataggttattcttcacccgaggtaatcttacgagcttttcataaataaattacatttaaaatacaaatagttacattcatattgaCCCACTATGCAAAATTTGGcataaaaaattgaaaaatataGGTTGTAAGACAAGAAAATAtgcattttatgtatattttacactatgtttttacgtttgtaattttacgtaacaaaaatatttttttacggtgattatatattttcttacggtctctttttacgtatagaataagaaaaaaaattacgtaacgtaaaattacgatgcattgatgttaaaatagaggggatgaagaataactattcttcGTCCAAGGTGACGAATAgcgcaatatatatatatatatatatatatatatatatatatatatatatatatatatatatatatatatatatatatatatatatatatatatatatcctgctcAGCTCGGCCGAAATATTTTGGCGGTGGGGCACTTTGAGATGAAAAGAGAAGCCACCTAACCTAACCTAGACGCCCACCCACCAGCCTATCAAGCCAAACCCACTCCTTATTCCCTTTTCAAAGACTCGTGTTCTGCATTCATGCAGCTGTAATGATCTTTCAATAACCAATTTTGTTATGGTGGCTCTACTCTCCTTAGTTATTGCTTATGTATATATAGCATTACAAAGTAATCATTGAATATGGGTCAATCATCTCCAGGTTCTGTTTGGTTCGGGTGCAAGGGTTCCAAGCCCGACTCGTTGATCTAGAAATTGTTGCATCTGAGCTCGTCCTTGCATTCTTTCTCTGTTATATCTTGACACCTCAAGCCCTCAACTTGTGCAGGATAGCAACATACCATACCCATGGACCTGGAGCTGGATGAGGTGTTGCAGGAGAACGACCTGAGAAGTCACCTTCTTCGACTCTTGACTCCCGCACAGATGGTAAGCCCCTCCTCTCTCTGTGGACACGGTCATCtagccaccaccaccaacaacaacaataacaacaaagtccttagtcccaaaaaatttcCCATCTAGTCGTGCAAAATAAATTCGATGCCAAAGCGATAGGGATGCTTCTTCTCTGGGTGTATGGATGACAGATGATGCGTTGTTAACTTAACATCTTTCTTTGTGTATCTAGAGTTCAGTTTGTGCACTCGGGATTGTATGCGATGAATTTTGTCCATCTTCTGGACGGTATTTTTCTTAGCTTGTTTGCCGCATATAGAAATTTACAGTTGTATTTTTCTTTGAATTGTGCATAttaaatgcacaaaaagtctgaatttaaaataagtttaaaaaattgaAATGCATTTGTACCACATGAATTTTCGTGtgaaactctcatacttcgaaagagattgttcagtttatacacgaagtgaattcagtttttgtcgtaaccctctcaactttttagcacatgctatgtggatgaaatggtgataccatgtCAGGTTTCAGCCTTTTTagtgtttatttgtagtgcttttcaattgcaCGGTCATTTTGTtcaaaaaagtttaatatatcaaAATGTTCAGCACGAGAAACCGCTTCCTATGGCAACCGTCATAGGctgttttgtaaatttttagaATCCTCAAATTCCAAAAGGAAAATAAGTTATCCTCAAATTTATGCTTTTTAAATTTTTGGTCAAACTACTTATTCAATAAATATAAGTgttactaaataataattattttttagAATAATAGGTTCAAACTCAAATGATGAAACGTGTGACATCATGCTCAAGGGCTTAATAGGATTGATATGATACATATAACATAAATTAATTGAATAAGCAgtttattttttaaaatgtttttaattattttagatttttgaaatttgcaaagaataaaaaaatcatattttagAATTTATTTTTGAAGTGAATGATGTCATATTTGGATTCCTCACATTGTTCTGATAAtaattgatatattatttgttgaATTTTGATTTATAGATTTAAAGATATTAATTATGCCATATTAaatgaataaataggaaaaaatgaataaaataatattattacTTATGTTATTTTCATTGAAATTAAATATTAgtattacttattttattttgaactttttaattattttgcagtttttgtttttatttttttgagaattatttgagtttttttgaaatattttcacttttttgaaattttaaattaatcatttttatttcttttttttttatttatttgaataattttttgaaattcacaaaattaaatcatgtgacatcaagacccaagggttaataggattgatagcttaatattgtcaagaaaacaacaagtgcggACTTGAAAACTGGTGGAGATAGAACTGGAAAGTTAAGGTGCTTGGGCTGGAGCAATGAGAGGATGGTTAGATGATTTGAAATGAGTAGAGTGGGTGACCGGCCGGAAAGTTAGACGATTTAAAATAAGTGTTCCATACTGGAGCAGTGATtaggggtgattagagattaagttgtcaaataattcaaagatttaaaaattcaaaaaatatcctTTAGTCCGAATTCGTaatgcaaccgggactaaagggggagtcCTTTAGTCCCGAATCCACGGTCTCAGTtgggcaaccgggactaaaggatcgttTTTACTAGTATGGCAATCATCACTCGATATTTTTTAGTAGGATTTTTGTGACTTGTTTTCTATGATCATCTGGAAGCTGAATCCTTTTCCTGGGATGTGGCTGTCGGGTGAGATGATAAGATGAAATAAATAACAGGAgtgtctcttcttcttctttttcattaaTCTGAACTTTGTGAAAGACAAACTGGTCCCAATTCCCACTGGATCGACGACATGAGTGTGTCGACTTTCATGGCCATCCTCCACTTCATCTACACCGATCATCCCAGGATTTGGTCCGTGTCAGTGTCCATTTAGCTCAATGCTCCACGTGGACGTGGCAACATGCATGGTGTTCCACGTGACACTACGGTGGCCTAAGTGTGTGTGCCGTCGTCTACACGTGGCATGGACCTAACCTCCCGTGTCTGTATAAAGTTGCACCAAGAACCAGTAAAGCACCTCCGGTTTCTTCCATCCAGACCAGAGACACCATCGGTGCCTCGAGATTCCAGCGGCGAACCATGGCGGAGGACCACCGCCGTGACCGTGCCCGACGGCGGCTAGGGGCGCTCCCAATGGCGGCCTTCCTGGTTCTCAGCCTCCTCGCCCTCTCCAGCACGGCGCTGGTCGCCTCCATCGCGGGGCTCGCCGTGGCAGCGCCATTGCTATTGCTCTGCAGCCCCGTGCTCGTCCCGACGGCGGTGCTCGCCGCTCTGACGGCCACTGGCATGGCGGTCTCGAGCATGCTGGCCGTCGGGGCGACGGCGCTGCTGTCGCGCTTGGCGAGCGCGGCGGGGAGGGCGGCCGCGACCCCGCCTAACTACGTCGAGCTGGGGAAGCGGCGGGTGGCGGAGTTGGCCGGGGAGCGGACGGCGCACGTCGACGCCGGCCCGGCGATGAATCCGGAGCAAGTGGCCCGCAGCCGGCAGCCATACGGTGGCCCTCACGCCCTCATCTCCTAGAATGAGTGAGGCTTTTCTACTAGTTGCATTGCCCTAATGTAATAATCAAACCATAATCCTATCCTACATGAGTTCATAATAATCCTATATGGAATCCATGTTTGCTATCATCATAAATAACCCCGCGTGGAATTTACAGTGTGTCGATTAATTCACTCACTGTACAAATATTCGAGGGGAAATACTAGCAATTTATTTATCTCCTACATAAATGGTATCAATATACTACCGTATGTACTGCGTATTTTTCTTCATTTGGTATCACTCACTCCTCTTCACACCTCTGCTTGTTGATGTACCAGTTGTTCCTGACAAACAAAAAACACAAGACAGAGACATATACATGTTCTTCAGCATGTTTACTACGGATCATCATAAATAGATACAGATTTCATTTCAAGTTTTGCCGGAAGACCaaaataagatcagaaaagaagaagaacattTCTAGCTGAAAAGTACCTCGTTGACGAAGAAGGCGTGGAAACCGTAAGGAACCCGGTTCGGCAGCTCGACGACCGCCACCGGATCAGCAGACATGGTCTTGGCATCAATCACATTCACTTCAGATTTCCTGCATCCACAACACAACATTGTTCGAATTTATCAACCAACTAAACCATGCAGCAGCCCTGAGTGATGTATAGGGAAGGGAATGGAGGAGTACCCTGTGTTCTCATCGTGCACAAAGAATATCAGGTACCCATCGTCTTCTTCCCCGGAAACACCAGGCTCCTTGGGCACGAACACCGCCTCCGAGCCGAACCTACCAGGACCCAGGTCATATATGCCTGTAACGTTTCCCCCGACTTCGAGCTGCTTCTTGCCGCTCTCTGGCTCGGCGTGCAGGTCGAATTTGATGATCCCGGTCACCTTCGCGATGCTGTCGAGTATCGTGCAGTAGACATACCGCTGCTTTCTGCATTCGTTCGACAGAGTTAACGGTTCAGAGGAAGTACATGATATAGATCCGGGAAGAATCCTACTgtagatgcaagctttgtcatggGTTCATATACAGTGGTGCTTTGTGATATAAGCATCATCATAAAAGAAAGGAAACTTATGTTGAAATACCTGCCGGTATAGCTCTCGTTGATTCGAGGAAAGTCTACAGCAGCAACCGACAGTTGCTTCTGTGAAGCAGCCCCAGTTTTCATGTTGAATCTCATCTCATACCTGAAAGATCTAACATTACGCGAAGCATTCGGTTGCATGGAAGTAAAAACAAAAGTTGAGGTTGCAGGTATATATACAGCTCATTCCCGAAGTTCTCCAGCTTCTCGTTTTGGGTTCCGTTAACCTTGTCCAAATCTGGGTTCTCGAGGCGGCAGGTAATCAGAACAACTTCGTCGCCCTCTTCCCAGGCGTTAGCTGCGACAAGAGATGCTTCTTGTGATCAGTTCGATTAAACTACTGATAATTAGATTGGAGCTACATGCTCTGACAGAGTAGCAAGAAATGGCATACCGTTGTGGAATATGAAGCAATTGGGGAGTTCAAACCATCTGATGGTTTTTTCATCCTTTTCATAGCGTTGGAGTATACCGAAACGAGCTTTCTTTGTAGGATCAAACTTGTAGATAAATTCACCattcttcaccatttcctgtaTACAACAAGAATGCAGAATAACAAGGCCAGATTGTgaagaatgtaaaacatgcaaatcaaacttGTATCGACTATTTATCAACTGATGATGCAAACACATGCCTATACGGTGCAACTATCAAATGAATGTTGACCAGGGCATCCTTCAACAGCATGAAAAGAAATGGCGCAGGAAAACTGAAAAGTATGTATTGCTGGTGTGCATAAAAGATCACGTACCTTTGGTCGAAACAACAAAGGCAGgtccataaatatggaataattcTCTGTGATCGCAAAGTCATGCATCATTACAGACTCCGGTATTGTTATCGGCACAGGATCAAGCATAACTCCATCCTTGGTGATGACCCGGTATGTGCAGTACGGAGGTTCATGCGAGTACCCAAAGGTGAACATTTCATCTGAAAGGAGAATGACCACATCATTTAACCCGATTTTTGTCCTAAAAGAAAGCAAGAAATAGTACGATACCAGTGTATGTAGTGTACCTGTAAATGGATCAACCTTGGGATGAGCAGTGAAAGAATGTTTCAGCCTCTTGTCATAATCCAACAACCCAAGAGTTTGCAGGTCTCCATCTTCAAGGACCTTAACAACGTCTGAAAAACGAAAATAGAAACTCATGTTACACAGTTGCGTAGTTCTTGATGATAGCGAGTTGCAACAAGATGTAATGATTCACAATCAGTACAGATAGCTGCCAGCACGACCACAGTCCATGCCCCCTATTTCAAATGGCATATAGAAAAATATTGTGCTAACAGACCGAGAACTTACAGGGTTTATCTGCTTCTGACAGGGCCATGAGTTTGCCGTGATGATATATAAGTGCGGTATTAGCTGGAAAAGAAGGGAACAGATCAACAATTTTCCACTAGAATTAAGTTCCCATGAAAAATATGTAGATATACATCATTCAGTGACTGCATAAGGGAAAGAGGTACCTGTCCCAAATCCATAAGTAACATCCAGGATTTTCAGTTTTTTCCTAAGTGCTTGCATTTGAACCATAAACAATCCAAAAAAGCCCTTCAGATCTCCAATCTGTAAATATTGAGAGAAAAACTCACACGTGTGCACAACTGATTTGTTTATGGCCATCACTAAACCCACCAGAGGCGAGAAGAGTCAGGGTTTTAAATTGATACTTAGTAGGTTTATTAGCCTTGAATTGACAGATGGTATGACCTAAATATTATTCATGACATTATCATGTATTAATGGCATTAGCCACAATAAACCATACGGTCAATGTAGTTGCCAAAAAGCTAAGATGACATGATAGAGACCTCTACGCAAATATGAGTATATGACAAGTTGACAACTGACAAGATAAGGCATAAAAGAAGAGGATATTCATACTAGTAAACTTATGTTCAGGCACAGGCAGATTTGCAAGCACCACAACTATACCAAAGAAACTTATGGCGGGCCATGGGCGTCACATTAGTTATGCCATTAAAGAACCAAGCTGATCAGAGAacttcaacaaggaaaaatggtGGATTAAAATAGACGTATGTATGATATATATTAGATTCTTAATTAACAGAGTAAAAAAGTTGCAACCATGAATAAGAAAAACCGAACATAGTTGGCGATGGAGACAATCAAGTGTTGCGTAATAATTGAGTAACTGTTAAAaagattcagaatttttatgataCTTACCTTCATAAACTTTGCTCCACCAAAATACTCTTCTTGCTTGAGGCGAGAAGTCTTGACGTATCTTGATACGTACGTAGCTTTGCCATCTTTAATACGCATTGCATGGATCATTCTGTAAGAAACAATACAGAAGTCGGTATAACCATCAAGCGACAATCTGAAACATAGATTAAGGCTGGATTTTATCACGAAAATCGTGAGCGGCAGTACTGAAAATCTGATGCCAAAACATCACAATTTCGATGTCGTTGAATTTTATGTGAATCTTTATGTATAGCACCGCAAACGTGGGCATGAAACTGTGATGTAAATGGTATGGTCTGGATTTTTTTTACTGAGAACAGGAAAATATGAATGTGCAACTAGAGCTAGATCTGCAGTGTTCCAAACAGAAGAGACTGTATCACATACCCATCCCCATCAAACCTGCAAAAAAGAgaacacaaaacaaaaaataaattagAAACGTGACCCCCGATTATTGGATACTAGCACAATTAACTGTAGTCACGCTGTTGAAGGAAGATAACAGCAAATTGTTCACGCCCTTAGGACCAGAAAGTGATGTGTTTAGGAATTGAGATTTTGCTAGGAACTGGTGCCCTTAGGAGCAGCAAATTGTCAACAACAAGTAAAGAGTCAATACCAATGGTACCCTGCAACAGGGACAAACTTGGGATTAGGCCCGACCCTGACAAATTCCCCATTCAAGCACTCCTGCAGACAACAAAAATGGAACACCATGAGGAAAAGAAAAGGATGATGTAGTGAGCTGCATGTCTTCGTGAGGAAAAGGGAAGTTG
This region includes:
- the LOC123395340 gene encoding carotenoid 9,10(9',10')-cleavage dioxygenase-like — encoded protein: MGEAVAVAAAEDAMKKKGAVVVPAPQPSKGVASWAVDLLERIAVRLGHDKAKPLHWLSGNFAPVRDETPPAAGLPVRGHLPECLNGEFVRVGPNPKFVPVAGYHWFDGDGMIHAMRIKDGKATYVSRYVKTSRLKQEEYFGGAKFMKIGDLKGFFGLFMVQMQALRKKLKILDVTYGFGTANTALIYHHGKLMALSEADKPYVVKVLEDGDLQTLGLLDYDKRLKHSFTAHPKVDPFTDEMFTFGYSHEPPYCTYRVITKDGVMLDPVPITIPESVMMHDFAITENYSIFMDLPLLFRPKEMVKNGEFIYKFDPTKKARFGILQRYEKDEKTIRWFELPNCFIFHNANAWEEGDEVVLITCRLENPDLDKVNGTQNEKLENFGNELYEMRFNMKTGAASQKQLSVAAVDFPRINESYTGRKQRYVYCTILDSIAKVTGIIKFDLHAEPESGKKQLEVGGNVTGIYDLGPGRFGSEAVFVPKEPGVSGEEDDGYLIFFVHDENTGKSEVNVIDAKTMSADPVAVVELPNRVPYGFHAFFVNEEQLVHQQAEV